The DNA sequence CCGTCCAATCTGATCTGTAGCATTTCCATCGCCACTAGTCATATTGTGGGCCGCATTCGCTGCTTCCATAATCTTACGACTATTTGCCATCTTTCTATAAGCACTTTCTAATGTCTCATCTTCTCCCGGAATCAGCTGCGCCTCTTCTACTTCATTAATCTCATATTCCAAAAAGGACAATTCCCTTTCTCTCTGGGCATCATCCGTCACCGCTTCCTTCTTTTCTTCTAATATCTTCTGATATTCCTGATAGCGAAGTTTTAATTCTTCCTTTTTCTCTTTTAACTCATCCTTAGCGTATTCATCCAGAATCTCCAAATGCTTCTTCTTTTGAAGTAATGACTGATGCTCATGCTGTCCATGAATATCAATCAACAACGCAGCCACTGCCTTCATGCAGGAAGCCGATACTGTCTCAGAGTTAATCTTTCCAACACTCCTTGAAGCAGTAATCTTTCTTGACATGATAATTTCTCCATTTTCCGGAAAAATATCCATCTCTTTTAATACGTTTAATTGTTCTTGATTTTCTACTCTGAAAATCAACTCTACCAACGCATATTCTGCGTTTTCCCGCAGCATTTCTTTGGGAACCTTTTCTCCCAAAGCAAGATTAATGGAGCCTATGATAATAGATTTTCCAGCTCCTGTTTCACCGGAAAGAATATTTAATCCCGGTCCAAATTCTACCTCTGCTTCTTCAATTAATGCGAGGTTTTTTACATGCAGACTTACTAACATATCCGTTCTCCTTCTGCTCTCTCATTTACAACGGCTTAAAAATCAGTATCTTACATTTAATTATCTATGATTTTTCTTAATCTTTTCATCAAATTTTCTGTATCTTCTACTGTTCGTACTGCACACATAATAGTATCATCACCTGCAATACTTCCCACAATTTCATGACAATCCATAGCATCCAGAGCCGCTGCAACCGCCATAGCCATACCTGATACCGTCTTTATCACTAAAATATTTTGCGCCATATCCATAGAAGAAAAGCCATCCTTAAATACTCGAATGTACTTCTCACTCATATCCACATGATTTTCGCTAAGTGCTACATACTTCTGTCTTCCTCCGGTTCCACTTGCTACCTTAGTAAGCTTAAGTTCCCGTATATCTCTTGATATAGTTGCTTGTGTTACCGCAAATCCTTCCTTCTCCAAGCGGTCCGATAATTCCTCCTGGGTTTCAATATTATACTTCCTTATAAGTTCCAAAATCTTTGCCTGACGTTTTGATTTCATATATCCTCCTTCTCACTATCCGGTATATCCTTGCAATTTCTTTCCCAGACGTTCTAGAAAACTTAACTTGCTTAGTTTCAAAATCCCTGTTCGAGTTCCTGCCTTTTTCACTACAATTTTCTCTC is a window from the Roseburia sp. 499 genome containing:
- the argR gene encoding arginine repressor, whose translation is MKSKRQAKILELIRKYNIETQEELSDRLEKEGFAVTQATISRDIRELKLTKVASGTGGRQKYVALSENHVDMSEKYIRVFKDGFSSMDMAQNILVIKTVSGMAMAVAAALDAMDCHEIVGSIAGDDTIMCAVRTVEDTENLMKRLRKIIDN